The Colias croceus chromosome 2, ilColCroc2.1 region ATAAAATTCCTTCTACTTTACCATACCATGGAGCCGATTATTTACCTTTACGTAACCGTATTTTCAAATCGTGCAATTTAATTGCGTGTTATATGTTAACATGATACAATACAACGTGGAACGCTGCGTCAACAGCATTGAGTTTTCGCTTCACGTATCCATGCGTTTTGTTTCATTCAATCAAAAGGTCAGTAACTTAACAACTATTTCATTGAGATCACTATCTCATCGAGTCTTTTGTATGAGGTCTAAATTATAGTATACTTTACTATCCTTTTCAGGTCAAATTGTACGTTTTATCCCTGACACTGTTACAGAATTCGGAGCACGTTTAGGAGTCGTGCGCTTAATCAGTTATTTAACAAAAGAAATGAGGAATGCACACCGCAGTCCGCATCGAGTTGAATAGCTCCAACGTTCATATATAGGGATAcggatatttaataaaattggaaaattatTGCTCTATTGTAATCTTCTAAGTGCACTAGTCGAGACGTTGCCTGAACTCTCATCAATCTACCCATTGTTTACTGGTGACATCGTGAGGTACAATAGTTTGTAGTATAATTAACATATTCTAGCCATTGGTCTACAGTGCTTCAGATACAAAGagcctaattattattaggctGTATGATATTTGCGACTATCTTTTACttgaaatatgtttaaaactaTGTAGTTCatcaatgtaataaaatgcTTATTAGGTTATAcagcaaatatattttttttcttgcaaTTTTAAAAGCGATaaggttaaaaataagttaaatactGTTCCACTTGATCATACGCAGTGGGTGGTACAAatagaacaaaaaaatcaagtaatcatatATTTTGCTTAAAGTTTTTGAACTAAAGTtacctaagtaggtactgCATATCGATTGAATTAATGCTTACGGGTAAAAACGCATCTGCTCATATATCATGCGGTTATTTGTATCAGATTACAAACGTAGATACATCGACAGCCGCTTCAATGCAATATTATACGAAGAAACAAGATCTGGCGCCGAGTGTATTTACTTAACACGCCCATCTTGCATTTAATGCAATTTTAAACGCATGCTGCATACAAACATTCCTAAGCAAATGTATGAAGAATTTGAAGATATATTTCAACTacgaaaagaaaattattaaaattattggatCTCAATATTTTGTACCACTGTTTTAAAGATCAGTAAGAGCATTAGGCAcgtataaagaaaatataggACACAACGAAGTAagcctaataaataaaactcacCTAATAAACGACGATACTTCATCCCGGTTAAATTTCAATAAGAATCCGCAATTTGTTCACATTACTCGCTGAAGTAacctcataataatatatcttacTAAGTAATGTGGCGAGCATTTCATTTAACTTGGTAATGTTGGTGCATGTACGTTaaaataatgtcattaattAGAACAATGTTACAACAAGATTTACAATCGGCAATGAACTAAGCAAACGCTATGCTCGCGTGTATTTAACTAATTCACTGGTCTTTATTGAAATACCTGGTGCTGACCTGCCCACGGCGTGATAGGTtacattcaattaaatttgttttagcGCCTACAAAATACAATCTGCGTGGAAGTAATGAATCCACTGAGAActatttacacaaaatatgtCATAGAAAGCGTGTTTACTTTCTTTATTGGAATTTGTAATTGCTTAGTGCGTCTGTCGATAATAACATAATAGCTTGTTTATTTAAGCACATAATACTTGCAGATACGATCGTTTATTGACAAAATTATCGACCTACTAGATCTAAGGGGATTATCTTGCCTACATGCTTACTACATGGTTCAGGAAAAGGATCGGTGTAGtaccaattttatttaaatataaaaatgtgtggCTATTAGCATTGAGTTAATATGTACTAGCTATTAACAGTTCCACCATAAGCAATACGGGTAAATTATCGTGGTTACAATGTACGCTAATGTTTGGGAATTTGTAGaatgtacaattttaaatatattttcaatggtatacctaaattaaatagttaagtaatataatttttacgtaggtaATACATGTCACAAGTAACacaattttaaagtatttacgACTTCGTTATAGAATTCCAAAAACTTCAACTTTACCGGTAAGGAACGAAAACTTCTCTCAAGTCGCTCATTATGTATTTACCAGAATCGTACAGCATAATATCTCTCGCAACCAAGctaaatacataattggaGTATTGCAGCAAATTACTATATTACACTCTGTTTTTAAAAAGATTgtgtaataattttcttatagAATTAATGCGGCTCTACCGAGATTTGTGTTAGTAGAAAGGTCAACTGCTTTCAGggtatatttatatctaatgaGCGACATTTAAGCACACTAAGATTAGTGGGTTGCAAAGCACGACCAGAATACGATCACTGTTGCGATAACCATAGATTATTTAATTGCTCGCCAATTTAATTACACGGTATATATATTGTTAATGCGTCAgcgtaagtatattatgtataccagGTGTTTTCCTGCCCATTAATATGCTCTGCGCAATCCTGCTTGCGATGAGACGGGCAAAACAGCCCACTGTCTCCTTTTTTGGATATCAAACACTTGGACAATACGCGCAAACGACTCGCATAAGATGCAATTTAATTCTTTGTCTCGCATTTCGAATGTTAAGCGTGTGACCAAAATGGGGAAGTTGGAAGTGGTATTTCAAGTTGGAACACTGCTCGTCTCGAGTTACTGGCTTGCACTTTATGTGTCGCACTCCTCGACACTTACTCAATTTTACACTCTAACCGTTAcgtaactttttaaatttcctTTTGACTACGTATCGTGAGCTAGCTCGCAACCGCGTCTATTATGATACAGCGACGGGGTAATAAATGTAggcaatttaattaaaacttcaaCAGCGCCAACAAACGGCGCATATTGAAAGCTCATAGCCAGTTACGACTTAGGCACATCGCTCATTTCCATAAAACATGGAGAGTGCGTGGAGAGCTTACATTTAAAACAGTGATTGCAGGCAGAGGCGTGATGTTTGTCGTTAATGGGCAGCACCTCGTTGAAACCAATATGGAAGTTGCGCGACAGGTTGCCTTATACGGCCTATTCCCTAGTGGACGAGGACAACAAAACATCGCGATTTAAGATTCAATTAGGTGCTTAACGGTGTTGAAGTATATTCTTGATTCTTATTAAGCGAAATTTCAAAAGAATGCTGGTATATTTAGTTTGAAATATTGCAACTTCCACTGAACTTCCATAGCGCGTAAAAAGAGCACTTACAACTTTGTATATCGTATAATTTATCAGATTCATAAATGCTTATTGCTTGCATGTGTTTGTGATacaatattttcagttttcattataaaaataaaatgtattgaaaGGTAAAGCACCAGGTGGGTGAATAAGTCCAGTATGTTCAGAGCTTATTTTGCActaacaaatatacaaacaatCTTTCCTCCTTTCCATATAGTATAGTTATAACtacataagtaaaaaaataataatttcaatattattttgtaaacaactTTATAACAAATAGGTTCTAAACAGAACTCAACACAGATGTAAATTACacatagttttatattattcctACTTTACATCCCCACACTGGTAGTTAGTTAAGCTTAAACAAATGAACACAACTTGCCACCCTCTTTAATTAGTGAAGTCATTGTTAGTGTTGCCACGTCTCATTAGAATGGACTAGATCTCTACATGAATTGAAAACTTGTACAAGTATATCCAGTGTGATTTACTTAGCAATCAAaaaagagattttttttttatgtatttacatatatattttttccaccTTCAtgcagtggttgacgcgtgagcgtagcatcgaggggtcctgggttcgattcccggtggagacaaagaaaaaaaatgtctcgatctggtaggacacagaaggctgatcacctacttggcCCTttagaaaatcgatcagtgaaacagatgtacaatgcatctgccccttaccccactaggggaaaTGGGAATTcactttacatttttatattttttttaaattcacttGCGGCATTGCTTTAAATGCATTAAACACAGGTCATAgattgtaacaaaaataaaagttctattcgctaaaatttttaaatacaaaatgcaATAGATAACCAACTCAAGTAAACATTAATTGTATGCAAAGTCAATGATTGAAATTTATAGGCTATAGACTAGGGAAGacacattaaattattgttttcaatattttcgtACTAGTTAGTAGTTACCATTGTACCGTTTAAGATAAAAACCAGTATCTTCTCGGGTAAACCCAACACTTCATAGTTGTTTCACTGTTAACTATGATAGTTCTTTTATTGCTGTtaagacaaaatatttataatattgcagAATGAAATTtgtatacatttatattttatgtgcagaaatactttataaatttaagcaCTGAATTTAAGTTTGGTTCCACATTATTAGTGCACTAATATCTCTCTCTAATGaatcatctatactaatattataaagctgaagattttgtttgtttgaacgcgctaatctcgggaactactgggccgatttgaaaaattctttcattgttagatagctcatttatcgaggaaggctataggctatatatatcacGCTACAAACAACGGGGGTGAAActgcgcggagcagctagtcttcaataaaattaacttgatacataaataatatttgtaaaacaatgaaacataggaaatataaaatacccatgtttaaaattaaaatttactgaCATTTTACAAACTGCTATtagttaagttttatttttcaattattctgaataaaattatcttgCGTATATAATGCTACCCAAAATAAGTCTCTTTGTAAgttaataatactttttttttttaattgaagtgatgctttttggatatttttatattaaggaaatttacaaaataaagtttataaaagcatacttcatttataaattcaaaatgcattaacatttttgttatgTATTAACTTGTTgagatttgaaaataaatttgtattgtacttaagtttaaatgttaattttatagttCATTAATTTCTGCTTCATATACCTAATGAATTAGGTTTTAGGATAacaatttgaatgaaataaaaaatatataatacttaaaataatacaaacaatcttaattttaatgaaataaaaaacttaataaaacttaaaataaattttatatttttatagttaatgaaatttaatacaataaaagcACATACCTGGTCAGGGCAAAAATATCCAAATGCAACCATCCCAAAAAGTGAAAGTAGTAAGCAAAACAAAATCACTTTTCGAAGTTTTGATCTTGGCTCCATTTTTGTAATTTCGTACACCCCGCTCGGTAAGAAAAGCGCGAAATCACTATTTACTTGCACTGATACACTTTTTTGCATTTCGACCGAATGCATGTctcatttttacaaatatatctTTAAGCTGGTCACTCTCACTCAATTTGTCTATCGCAGTTATTGTCTGTCGAGTGTTTACGAAAAGTCTGATATCGTAtcaaaatcattttattatcgTCCATCGTAAATCAAACTGTGATACGAATTCGATAacattgttttgttaaattatagcGAAAGACGTAGTGTCACCTCAGAGACCAAAACTAAAATGCGACTTGCGAGAGACTGTGGCCGAACAGCAAGTCGCAGGGCTCCAACTGGGAATAAACATTGCATCCATTCCAAATGCTTACTTAAGGGAACCTTTTCTTTGTCACAAAAACTCATGCATtcacttaattattaatataaatatcaaaattattaaaacatttgtatAGGTATAAATGCATTGcgaaaatacataaacaaaaatttacacAAACCGCTGCACTACCTATCGTTCAGAAATACATTTACTTGACGTGTGACATTGACATTACTGACATTTTTAGGTTgcctgtaaaaaatataagtacagtgaaaaatacagaatacctatgtattaagaaagaaagaatacctaatgttaatttaaattagatataTACTATAAATCTTTCTATGTGAATAATTTGACAATTTTTGAcactaggtatgtattaaaaatttatcctCATCTGAAATTCATTAGCAAATTTAACCCTTATTAAAACGCTGGGAGCTATACTTCCCACGTCTCAGATTGAAGTAaatcgtgttttatttttatatgcttaAACCTAATGCAGTGTAATACTTATCTACGCAATCATAACATTTCAGAGAACTTTTTTTCATGGAAACACTTTTCAGAAAATTATTACATGTCATGGTAAACACACGTCAAAGTCAGGTGACGTGATTTTGCGACCGAAAACGAccgttattttttagttttttgcacataaaaaaaattagataagtAGATTTGAGTTTTAGCTATGTAAACTAGACTATATTACGGTTGCGTGAAACGTAAAAATATGCCCAGAATCTTTCGTTTATACCTTGGTAGAGTCGATTGAAATTAAGTCTATAAGTGGGAAGATATCATCCCAGTGTTCTTCACTGCACACGACATTCGGAAATTCTATAACGTAACGGCACCAGTCTTGTACAGATTAAGGAAAAAATTGAagttttttgcaattttctcataggttttttaactttattggaTATTGTTTAGTTATACCTTTAGTTCAATGTTAGTTTAACATAACCAATGTAAGGAAAAAGATTACAATGCATACAtaatgaagttatttattaattaaaaaaacacttttttGCACCAGTGTTGGACAGTTAAAATCTAATAATGGACACCCAGTTTTGGACAACATCCAGTTATGAACACCCATTTATGGACTGTACCTAATGTTGTTTCTCCAGTTATTTACACTTGGAGAAGACTTATAGTTATCAATAGAATCTTGAAAATGATGATTGGAATACAATAAATCTTatcgtatttataaaaaattggatttattaattattttgcatacttagaatattttaatttccattTTCTAGGCAAAAAATGGATAAATGCGTCGTTAAATACGAGTTGTGACcgttaagaaaaaacaatagtCGTTATTTTCGTCAGGGCTGagaaatataactaaaaaaacacataACGCCACCGCACCGCACACCGCAAACACACAACGTACTGCCACACATAATGCCACCATTTTGCGACCTCTCCTTCTTCGTCGTATTactctagagtctagacaGAGCGAACATGGTCAACATGAGGTTTGGGGGGTAGATGTTACCCGCTTCACGATGTTCCGCCATATCTCTCTGTTTCCTGGCATTCTGCTACACTCGTGAAGTGAATCGCCTATCTGAATCTGCCAGCAGCCTTAATCTGATCGGTCCATACTCCATCGATATGGATAAATGGATTCCAAATTGTAGCACGAGGCAAAAAGCTTCTTATAAACTGTTGTCAAGATGGTGTGGATGAAATTTAAGCGTGTGTGCTGTATGGTGGTGGAATTTAGCAGACAGCGATCCAAACAGTTCATCAGAGAACTCTCTATGATAGATGCGTTACAAGTTACAACACGCATGAGTACGTATGCGACTTCTCCACGCAGAGATAGAGAATGAAGTCGAGAACGCGAGTCACACAGCACATACTGACCCATTGTTCTAAAATGTATTCTTCATGTATAAATCtagatattatgttgttgCACCCATTGAGCAGACCTGAGGACTTTTAACTGATAGTTTATTTGTGCACAATTATTCATGGCGCTTCAAATCCTTCCATGGCTTTTGTTACTTTATCCCCATTATTAAGGGAATTGATTGCAATATTGCATTATTAATTTGCCGGGGAgtgtaattttaacaataaatataaatgtccATTATAGGAACCAAAGCAAATCCAGTCATGGACAATTGTTGTACAATATTGGGACCCTATGTTTGAAATGGTCgtcataggtatattattaatcagaaagaaaataaaatacagaaaagcgcatgtaattaatatctttaaaaaaagtttattttcgaCATATGTCCATAAATGGACATACCCATATAATTAAATCCAGTTATGGACActgaagaattttatttaaacaacatAACCTATCATAATACTAAATAGTGTAATATTTCGTGCACTTatctactataaataaaagtaatatcaaattttgctaagatttatacaaaaattcttaaaaacaaaattgtatcCTCACTTCCTTAAGGATTTCCTTAGTAAAAACGGATTTCTTAGAAACGAGTCGCAGTAACTAAACATAGTCTaagatccggctgcaggattagtgcgttcatcggttttttgctgaaaaccgaatttttatgtatatttataattaggagaatatatatcgactaggttgccagtcaaaatttggccgcaagcatgtttaattaaaaattttctaatcgatttttgggaaaaaaattcgttcacttgttttttgaataaaatgtagtctacatcacggcaaatgatataaagattcaaaaaaatcacggttgccgcttttcacctggccgcaacatcttggcagcctggtgcaaacaggtatgatttcgattcatttttacgttcttaacgtacatttatgaatcatatatcaaattaaagctaatttttttctatttattatcatatacggttgcctaattaaatccggccgcaattaagggttgccggctgttaaaaattataaatatttacgcctatTAGTACACCAACGCattctttttatgtatatttataattaggagaatatatatcgactaggttgccagtcaaaatttggccgcaagcatgtttaattaaaatttttctaatcgatttttgggaaaaaaattcgttcacttgttttttgaataaaatgaagtctacatcacggcaaatgatataaagattctaaaaaatcacggttgccgcttttcacctggccgcaacatcttggcagcctggtgcaaacaggtatgatttcgattcatttttacgttcataacgtaaatttatgaatcatatatcaaattaaagctaatttttttctatttattatcatatacggttgcctaattaaatccggccgcaaataaggtttgccggctgttaaagatgttgaatatttaaggttgagtgaaagaaaatatgtcgtccttttcaaaatgacaaatttaaaaagtaatattgatttaatataattaacagccGATCCTCTCTTTTTctcgttgtttcgctgccgcacgcgaatgcgtcggtgtataatttttaacagccggcaacccttatttgcggccggatttaattaggcaaccatatatgataataaatagaaaaaaattagctttaatttgatatatgattcataaatgtacgttatgaacgtaaaaatgaatcgaaatcatacctgtttgcaccaggctgccaagatgttgcggccaggtgaaaagcggcaaccgtgatttttttgaatctttatatcatttgccgtgatgtagactacattttattcaaaaaacaagtgaacgaatttttttcccaaaaatcgattagaaaaattttaattaaacatgcttgcggccaaattttgactggcaacctagtcgatatatattctcctaattataaatatacataaaaattcggttttcagcaaaaaaccgatgaacgcactaatcctgcagccggatctcGTACTAACATAAAGTTATGCCATCTTCAAACATTTTGACCGAATAAGATGAAGTGTCGTATTTTGATAGCTTATGAaccaaacttttattttaagtattgcAAAATTACATAACGTTAATTTTGgtcttattattaaaatttaatatttattttgtccatTACTGGATGCTTGTCCACCACTGGTGCCGTTACCTTATATAAAATCCGtgtgtctaaaaaatcttttttagtTGGTAAAagcaacttatttattattattcattatttcctGATCAGATAATAATTAGACATCTTAACTCAATACATTAGTATTTAcctattgcttttattttgttgtagAAAAATGCCTTTTTTATGTTGAAGtcattcatttttcaattcccGAATTCTTCCCTTAGTAAAAGAAACTTGCATTGATGAGTACTTTCACCtgcttttttaaaaaatatgatctatataattttttacgataaaatttaattcacaaGTGGAGTCAGGGCAACTAGCtagtgtttgaaaatattggtGTCATACTGGTCACTGGGAGCTATAGTTCCCACCTTTCCAACCTTTTTACAAGAGAGAACAGATGACGGGATATATACTTCCCACCAAAAAAAGGGTACTTCCCCCCCACTAACCCCTCTTTTGTGTGTATTTTTGCAATCTACGACCCAAAATTACCCAGGAACGTATCTTACTTTTTTGTTAACTCCTCCTCAGGCTCGCGTTTGAATAAGGGTTAAGGTATATTAATATGCAGTATGCACCGAAACACTAAGCTGACGTCCACCAGCTTTAAGTGCACATGTATTGCATGCATCAAGATTTTTATGGTGAATTATCAATATGTTCTAAGTTTCTAACCGAGATATATCGCAAAATTATTGACTATTTCTTTCGTAAGTTTGCGGCACTtattaccacagataatataatacactaGTCGCTTTACTTTTTGAaggatttttgtttattatctaGTCGTCTAGTAAGCGTCTAGTTGTAGGGGAGCCCCCGGTGAGCTATGGCTTTGGTTTCCTAGGTAAGCCTTGTCGTCATATAGACAACCTAGATTAAGATATATAGGGGAAGGGAAGAGAATTTAGGTCCCAATTTCGCTAATGACAAATCTGAAAATTTAAGTGTGGATGTTTCAAATTTTCCGGCGGGTGCTCTAAACGCACCACCAATAATACTGGTAGAGGTACTTATTGAAGGTACCGTCTCTTTAAGGGGGCAGAGCAGAGCAGATTTATATGAAGAACTCCCAGTAAATCCCAAATATCCTTTTGGGCTCCCCTACTATTAAGAAAATGCTAGCTACTTACAGTTTCAGTACTTGAAATTTGAATACTTATCTTACTTATCTCTGTAGAATTCTAGTACTTACCTGTTTCTTGCTCGTTGAAATTTTGGTAGTAGCACTGAAAATAAGTTTTCTATACATTGAAACATCAAGAATTATATTGTAGCTTCACTTCAATTGTTTTGATTAAAGCCACTAtacaaagaattaaaaaatcaatacatacctactgaAAGATTAAAGCTATCCTGTGTTATTGGGCTGTAATTTCACGAAACCAGTGTCCAGCCATTATGCATAATTTTCgtttgtttaaattgtttttacgaaaatgaattataatatttgaagctttttattttgatacacATCTTCATAACTGGAAATATTGAGGATAATAATAAAGCTACGCACAAGAGCTTTCCAAGTGAATATCATTACTCCTCatcaattaaattacataatataaattaaagaatataGAAACCGGTTATGTATTACGTTGCTATAAAggcatcaataaaaaataattcttaacaATGTCTATGACTGATTTTAATACAGTATCAATGATtcacatagttttatttaaaatcaacaCTGGACAATTGTATGATGCATACAACAATTataacatcaaataataataaaattttccataattattttattatgtttattatggagagaaacataataaaaataataatggaaaatttaactcaaaagtgatgaaaatttttgatgacaaataaaacaaatatgttaTGAGGCTCGTATAACACAAATCATATTGATTTGAAAAactttaattcataataaatgaaaaggcactttaaaaataaggtgggggaattaaaaaaataaaaggagagtaaaattaaaatatacactcAATATCTTCTCTCGTTACACTGTTGTTTCACttagaagtaaatatttttgtcattttttataaaatacacaattattatgtacacatttaaacaacaacaaacaGTCTTCTGTACATATGTGAAAACAGTTTTGTCGAAATTTTAGTTCATTTATATTGTCAATGAACAAATTTATAGTACATTCAAGGTAATATGATTAAAACTGATTTCAATGTACGAGAGAATTTCGTTGATTTAAAAACCGTATATAAAATGTCCACACATGTGAATACAAttacatgtaaatataaaaggtATACAAGTAGCCACTgatatttaatagaattttccatttttttcaaacaCTTATTATGGATTTTAACACTACACTCAGTGTacattttgatgttttttattactttaaatttattcttcACCCAGTCTCTAAGAGGATCAACTCCTCTCACCACAGATTTTCCTAGttagttataaaattactatatttGTTGTTTCAGTCcacaaatttgaaaaaatgtccACAATACCACACTCTCTGTGTATGATGAAAACCAACACATGACTATCAATTAATGTTCTGTTCACTAGTCATTTGTTTTAGCAATGTTCTTCCAGTAGATAATATCATTTAgcacattttaaatttgttgaaTGTTTTTAGTTAATTAATCACTGTTCAAGATATATACTATTTTTACGCAATTGTTCAAGTTTCAACGTAACAACGCGAATCACGTCATTGGCTGTTAGGTTCCTCAACCTATGTATGTcaacaaatacatacatatgcTGCAATGCGGTACCAATATTGACTTGAGCTCTAGTTTTCTATGGAGAGAAGCCAGTCCTCGTCGACATCGTAAAAAATTAGTTACGAAGTCGCCCACGTCCCCGTGAACCATCGCGATCCTGAAAAGTaagagtatttttaaaataattataaaaacggAGAGAAAAAGTacggaaatattttattttaaaaatatataccttatGATGAGGCCTGTAGTTAGAGTCGCGGTCGCGATATCCATGATCACGATTATCGCGGCCATCTCTGTCATCTCTATGGTCGCGTGAATCACGCATGTCGCGTGGATCACGCGGGTCCCGCGGGTCGCGTGGCTCGCGCCCGTCGCGGTGGTCTCGCGGCTCTCTCCCGTCCCGGTGGTCCCGACCGTCCCGCCCGTCTCGCCCGTCCCTGTGGTCGCGAAAATCGCGATAGTTGCGGTATCCACGGCCTGCTCCCTCGTGCTCTTCGCGATTATTGTCCTGAGGAGCCGGATGCGGAACTTTTCGCGAATCTTCCTCCTCTTGACGACGTTCGTAGTGGATGAAATCGTCAAAGATAGACGTAGAATGACAGTAACTATGCATTATACGTAACACTTGCAGACCCTTGGCGTGCGGCACCTCCTGCGTATCACGCGAGTTCGTTACTGgcttattttcattattctcCAGTTTAATGTGACGAAGCTGCCCATTAGGAACATCTTTGACGTAAATCCACCTAACTCGAAACTGTCCTTTCCACTTGTCCTGAGACCACACATTAGAATTGGAGTTGTAATCTACGGCACTCGTCATACGAGCCATTCCACAAAAATGTCCACTACCATTAACAGAGAAGAACAGATAGACACAGCCGCCTTCCCTTTCGCGATCACGAAAAGCCGAGTCGAGACGTTTGTTCCCGTGTTCAGTACTGCACCAGATTTCGTATTTGATACTGCGATGAATATCATCTTCCGAGTAGGATTTTATGACGAAAAATCGAGCCAGCGGCGCGGTAAGATCAAAGTCTTTAGGATTATAGTCATTTTTAACGCGCAGCTCGTCGAGCACCGGATGGGGAACC contains the following coding sequences:
- the LOC123702847 gene encoding YTH domain-containing family protein 1 isoform X3 — protein: MSAGVSDQRMKGQGNQVTNAPKEHQLESGGDELAEVSWRHQQQPSYAPPISSATDPYSAAGYYGVFGPSTTPFSTAAFGQPASTFNYFPGNGDYSTWGQLGRAKQYDDYYRADGLYVPDGIKAVETGVQALSLGDHKHDKDRAPELKDVSSGSQPKKMTWASIASQPAKPAPTSQSGGLKKKGPGMPPPPIIPGKHNMDISTWDAGKSAPVVTAPPPPPLQPPPVPAPLPMPQPAPASAPMQRGPPPQHQPPPAWAHAPRAPPPLQPRPPMPAPPAPTLPVQPTPAPVPHPVLDELRVKNDYNPKDFDLTAPLARFFVIKSYSEDDIHRSIKYEIWCSTEHGNKRLDSAFRDREREGGCVYLFFSVNGSGHFCGMARMTSAVDYNSNSNVWSQDKWKGQFRVRWIYVKDVPNGQLRHIKLENNENKPVTNSRDTQEVPHAKGLQVLRIMHSYCHSTSIFDDFIHYERRQEEEDSRKVPHPAPQDNNREEHEGAGRGYRNYRDFRDHRDGRDGRDGRDHRDGREPRDHRDGREPRDPRDPRDPRDMRDSRDHRDDRDGRDNRDHGYRDRDSNYRPHHKDRDGSRGRGRLRN
- the LOC123702847 gene encoding YTH domain-containing family protein 1 isoform X4, whose translation is MSAGVSDQRMKGQGNQVTNAPKEHQLESGGDELAEVSWRHQQQPSYAPPISSATDPYSAAGVFGPSTTPFSTAAFGQPASTFNYFPGNGDYSTWGQLGRAKQYDDYYRADGLYVPDGIKAVETGVQALSLGDHKHDKDRAPELKDVSSGSQPKKMTWASIASQPAKPAPTSQSGGLKKKGPGMPPPPIIPGKHNMDISTWDAGKSAPVVTAPPPPPLQPPPVPAPLPMPQPAPASAPMQRGPPPQHQPPPAWAHAPRAPPPLQPRPPMPAPPAPTLPVQPTPAPVPHPVLDELRVKNDYNPKDFDLTAPLARFFVIKSYSEDDIHRSIKYEIWCSTEHGNKRLDSAFRDREREGGCVYLFFSVNGSGHFCGMARMTSAVDYNSNSNVWSQDKWKGQFRVRWIYVKDVPNGQLRHIKLENNENKPVTNSRDTQEVPHAKGLQVLRIMHSYCHSTSIFDDFIHYERRQEEEDSRKVPHPAPQDNNREEHEGAGRGYRNYRDFRDHRDGRDGRDGRDHRDGREPRDHRDGREPRDPRDPRDPRDMRDSRDHRDDRDGRDNRDHGYRDRDSNYRPHHKDRDGSRGRGRLRN